In Actinomyces weissii, a genomic segment contains:
- a CDS encoding lysylphosphatidylglycerol synthase transmembrane domain-containing protein has protein sequence MTDAPSPGREELPPAAATSPVGIPAIGVAPLQPPAPSPRPEMATALLVDAAPRRQRRAEDLVSLLVGLLGTASLLVLAVYAHETTTGVTQDVQNAFAVVLRRILVFPLQAIEGLVALLVPVVVLGDRLLRRHWHRAAAGAGAAVGAFAATVLATVAIATWAPEPLLAGLTVTASGSPQLSVSATLAALSGILTASGERRSSTVVRGGWMAFWVATVMALVRSALNLPGAFISLLLGRLVGLAIRYAFGMEDQRANGLALVRALRRAGVDAKRVVRMDHAPHVRAWQVTTESTTGYTERVRENPLATPLTDAALDPTGRSSTTSTRFPEATDDGAHPRPHDVAAPTAGSSTASATTDGSTGAEPAPTDPDSPHPSETAASITPLDIDLEPILTDASSKALAEGRASVHRIYAVWDRAGIRRDVTILDADRQMAGFLSTIWDRLRVRGLAPERDLSVRTAAEHAALMTLEARRAQVRTPNLLGMAEVDESVLLVTEHIVAARAFTDLGAVSDRVLDDLWTQLRRAHEAGLAHRAIESASVVVDVAGHVWLLDWDSGEVLSSELSRRLDLAQALALVTSVVGVERAIASASRTLSTAQLASIAPMLQRVVLPRSTREALGKRTTLQDLRDALVELTPTAHAEPAKITRFSARTVVMAVVGLTAVWTLLARLNFAEISAAVAGANYWWVAAALVFSLATYVGAGQTLVAFSPVRLPLLRSTEVHLASSVVALVAPAGVGGAAVNLRFLNRKGVPTAVGVATVALVQVVQFLVTVVLLVVLAATTGQSTGLTLPSGWLLAGAGVIALAGSAVLLVPRLRAWVWQKIEPTYKQVWPRLVWVMSNPRRLALGIGGAVLLSLSYVLAFGASLWAFGYTLPFSVLAITYLASNTVGSVVPSPGGIGPVELALTAGLVTAGIPSGVALSTAIVYRLVTFWVPIPVGWLSLQRLQKVGDL, from the coding sequence ATGACCGACGCCCCGTCCCCTGGCCGCGAGGAGCTCCCGCCCGCTGCAGCCACCTCTCCCGTGGGCATCCCCGCGATCGGCGTCGCCCCCCTGCAGCCTCCGGCACCCAGCCCCCGCCCAGAGATGGCCACCGCCCTGCTGGTGGACGCCGCCCCCCGCCGTCAGCGCCGCGCCGAGGACCTGGTCAGCCTGCTCGTGGGGCTTCTGGGCACCGCCTCCCTGCTGGTGCTGGCCGTCTACGCCCACGAGACCACCACCGGCGTCACCCAGGACGTACAGAACGCCTTCGCGGTGGTGCTGCGCCGAATCCTGGTGTTCCCCCTGCAGGCCATCGAGGGGCTGGTGGCCCTCCTGGTGCCGGTGGTGGTGCTCGGGGACCGGCTGCTGCGCCGCCACTGGCACCGGGCCGCCGCCGGGGCCGGGGCCGCCGTCGGAGCCTTTGCCGCCACGGTGCTGGCCACCGTCGCGATCGCCACCTGGGCACCTGAGCCGCTGCTGGCGGGCCTGACCGTCACCGCCTCCGGCAGCCCCCAGCTCTCCGTCTCCGCCACCCTGGCGGCCCTCTCGGGGATCCTCACCGCCTCCGGGGAGCGGCGCAGCTCCACCGTGGTGCGGGGCGGCTGGATGGCCTTCTGGGTGGCCACCGTCATGGCCCTGGTGCGCAGCGCACTGAACCTGCCCGGGGCCTTCATCTCCCTGCTGCTGGGCCGCCTGGTGGGGCTGGCCATCCGCTACGCCTTCGGCATGGAGGACCAGCGCGCCAACGGCCTGGCCCTGGTGCGGGCGCTGCGCCGGGCCGGGGTGGACGCCAAGCGGGTGGTCCGCATGGACCACGCCCCCCACGTCCGCGCCTGGCAGGTCACCACCGAGTCCACCACCGGCTACACCGAGCGCGTGCGCGAGAACCCCCTGGCCACCCCCCTGACCGACGCCGCGCTGGACCCAACTGGCCGCTCCAGCACCACCAGCACCAGGTTCCCGGAGGCCACCGACGACGGCGCCCACCCCCGGCCCCACGACGTCGCCGCCCCCACCGCTGGCTCCAGCACCGCGAGCGCCACCACCGACGGCAGTACCGGCGCCGAGCCCGCCCCCACCGACCCGGACAGCCCCCACCCCAGCGAGACAGCCGCCTCCATCACGCCCCTGGACATCGACCTGGAGCCCATCCTCACGGACGCCTCCTCCAAGGCCCTGGCTGAGGGGCGGGCCTCCGTGCACCGCATCTACGCCGTGTGGGACCGTGCCGGGATCCGCCGTGACGTCACGATCCTGGACGCCGACCGGCAGATGGCCGGGTTCCTGTCAACCATCTGGGACCGGCTGCGCGTGCGCGGCCTGGCGCCTGAGCGCGACCTGTCCGTGCGCACCGCCGCCGAGCACGCCGCCCTGATGACCCTGGAGGCGCGTCGCGCCCAGGTGCGCACCCCCAACCTGCTGGGCATGGCGGAGGTGGACGAGTCCGTCCTGCTGGTCACCGAACACATCGTGGCGGCCCGCGCCTTCACGGACCTGGGGGCGGTCAGCGACCGGGTCCTGGACGACCTGTGGACCCAGCTGCGCCGCGCCCACGAGGCGGGCCTGGCGCACCGCGCCATCGAGTCCGCCTCCGTGGTGGTGGACGTGGCCGGGCACGTGTGGCTCCTGGACTGGGACTCCGGGGAGGTCCTCTCCTCCGAGCTCTCCCGCCGCCTGGACCTGGCCCAGGCCCTGGCCCTGGTGACCTCCGTGGTGGGGGTGGAGCGGGCCATCGCCTCGGCCTCCCGCACCCTGAGCACCGCCCAGCTGGCCTCAATCGCCCCCATGCTGCAGCGGGTGGTGCTGCCCCGCTCCACCCGGGAGGCGCTGGGCAAGCGCACCACCCTGCAGGACCTGCGGGACGCCCTGGTGGAACTGACCCCCACCGCCCACGCCGAGCCCGCCAAGATCACCCGCTTCTCCGCCCGCACCGTGGTGATGGCCGTGGTGGGCCTGACGGCGGTGTGGACCCTGCTGGCCCGCCTGAACTTCGCGGAGATCAGCGCCGCCGTGGCCGGGGCCAACTACTGGTGGGTGGCGGCGGCCCTGGTGTTCTCCCTGGCCACCTACGTGGGAGCCGGGCAGACCCTGGTGGCCTTCAGCCCGGTGCGCCTGCCGCTGCTGCGCTCCACCGAGGTCCACCTGGCCTCCTCCGTGGTGGCGCTGGTGGCCCCCGCCGGCGTGGGTGGCGCAGCCGTCAACCTGCGCTTCCTGAACCGCAAGGGGGTGCCCACCGCCGTCGGGGTGGCCACCGTGGCCCTGGTGCAGGTGGTGCAGTTCCTGGTGACCGTGGTGCTGCTGGTGGTCCTGGCGGCGACAACCGGGCAGTCCACCGGCCTGACCCTGCCCTCGGGCTGGCTGCTGGCGGGCGCCGGGGTGATCGCGCTGGCAGGCTCCGCCGTGCTGCTGGTCCCCCGCCTACGGGCCTGGGTGTGGCAGAAGATCGAGCCGACCTACAAGCAGGTGTGGCCACGGCTGGTGTGGGTGATGTCCAACCCACGCCGTCTGGCGCTGGGCATCGGCGGGGCGGTCCTGCTGAGCCTGAGCTACGTCCTGGCCTTCGGGGCCAGCCTGTGGGCCTTTGGCTACACCCTGCCCTTCTCGGTGCTGGCCATCACCTACCTGGCCTCCAACACGGTGGGCTCCGTGGTGCCCTCCCCCGGTGGTATCGGGCCGGTGGAGCTGGCGCTGACGGCGGGCCTGGTCACGGCAGGCATCCCCAGCGGGGTGGCACTATCCACCGCGATCGTCTACCGCCTGGTGACCTTCTGGGTGCCGATCCCGGTGGGCTGGCTGAGCCTGCAGCGCCTCCAGAAGGTTGGGGACCTGTAG